A genomic window from Paucibacter sp. KCTC 42545 includes:
- a CDS encoding ATP-binding protein, with protein sequence MPSEASATLGGRGWRNSWRQWPQRFLAFLFDSLQGRFVLAMLGGLALVQLLINLLWYNQIEQRTKHQAELAAHHVASGALGALRALRELPAAYRPLLIEQLRTMGGTRFLVFFNNAAVSVTPLPGQDLARRMEEGVLQELRAQLKPGTALNVTLASPVGLQVAPSGALLSELPDSWVEPSLLTPDRPAPFLVIQAETEPGQWLYLTSALPDPYFLEQLEFFTWQRMAPQLLTLGLALLMTLIAARALTRPLRGLSRAAARMGHKSTPKPLKLSGTSEVRHAIQAFNEMQERIRRYLSDRERLFASISHDLRTPITRLRLRSELLDDLAVQEEFHEDLDELDMMVKTALQIVKDTDIHENRVPVRIDLVLQKMVRDARMAGQHIELMDKPLTVFGKPLALKRALGNLLDNAMFYGAGAEHKAERRAELRMSEGEAGSPEEGQVLLTVRDHGPGVPESALAKLGQPYTRLEHGAKLRKEGLGLGLSIVRDIVADHGGTLRFRNHPQGGFEVRMALPSRAP encoded by the coding sequence ATGCCCTCTGAGGCCAGCGCCACGCTGGGCGGGCGTGGCTGGCGCAATTCGTGGCGACAATGGCCGCAGCGCTTCCTGGCCTTTTTGTTCGACAGCCTGCAAGGCCGCTTCGTGCTGGCCATGTTGGGCGGCCTGGCACTGGTGCAGCTTTTGATCAATCTGCTTTGGTACAACCAGATCGAGCAGCGCACCAAGCACCAGGCCGAGCTGGCCGCTCACCATGTGGCCAGCGGCGCACTCGGCGCCTTGCGCGCACTGCGGGAATTGCCCGCCGCCTACCGGCCCTTGCTGATCGAGCAATTGCGCACCATGGGCGGCACTCGCTTTCTGGTTTTCTTCAATAACGCTGCAGTCAGCGTGACCCCGCTGCCCGGGCAAGACCTGGCACGGCGCATGGAAGAAGGCGTACTGCAAGAATTGCGCGCCCAGCTCAAGCCCGGCACGGCGCTCAATGTCACCCTCGCCTCCCCGGTCGGCCTGCAAGTAGCGCCCAGCGGCGCGCTCTTGTCGGAGCTGCCAGACAGCTGGGTGGAGCCCTCCTTGCTGACGCCGGACCGGCCCGCCCCCTTTTTGGTGATCCAGGCCGAGACCGAGCCGGGCCAGTGGCTCTACCTCACCAGCGCCCTGCCCGACCCTTACTTTCTGGAGCAGCTGGAGTTCTTCACCTGGCAACGCATGGCCCCGCAGTTGCTGACCCTGGGCCTGGCCCTGCTGATGACCTTAATCGCTGCGCGCGCACTGACACGCCCGCTGCGCGGACTCAGCCGCGCAGCGGCCCGCATGGGGCACAAGTCCACACCCAAGCCGCTCAAACTCAGCGGCACGTCTGAAGTGCGCCACGCCATCCAGGCCTTCAACGAGATGCAAGAGCGCATCCGCCGCTACCTCAGCGACCGCGAGCGCCTGTTCGCCTCCATCTCGCATGATTTGCGGACCCCCATCACCCGGCTGCGCCTGCGCAGCGAGCTGCTGGACGACCTGGCCGTGCAGGAGGAGTTTCATGAGGACTTGGACGAGCTGGACATGATGGTGAAGACCGCCTTGCAGATCGTCAAAGACACCGACATCCACGAGAACCGGGTGCCGGTGCGCATCGACCTCGTGCTGCAGAAAATGGTGCGCGACGCCCGCATGGCCGGCCAACACATCGAGCTGATGGACAAGCCGCTGACCGTCTTCGGCAAGCCGCTGGCGCTCAAACGCGCGCTCGGCAATTTGCTGGACAACGCCATGTTCTACGGCGCCGGCGCCGAGCACAAAGCCGAGCGAAGAGCCGAGCTGCGCATGAGCGAAGGCGAGGCCGGCAGCCCCGAAGAGGGTCAGGTCTTGCTCACCGTGCGCGACCACGGCCCCGGCGTGCCCGAGAGCGCTCTGGCCAAGCTGGGTCAGCCCTACACCCGGCTGGAGCATGGCGCCAAGCTGCGCAAGGAAGGGCTGGGTCTAGGCCTGTCCATCGTGCGCGACATCGTGGCCGACCATGGTGGCACCCTGCGCTTTCGCAATCATCCACAAGGCGGCTTCGAGGTGCGCATGGCTTTGCCCAGCCGCGCGCCCTGA
- a CDS encoding cryptochrome/photolyase family protein — translation MSRVRHLVLVLGDQLDLDAAAFDGFDPSQDAVWMAEVAEESTQVWSSKQRSALFLSAMRHFAEALRAAGRPLHYRRLEDPANLGSLAAELQAALATLAPQRVLMTAPGDWRVWQAIKACIQAAEPSTTALGEAGLGPELEVREDRHFYTTVRQFAAHAKGRKQLRLEYFYRELRQRHGVLMDEGQPCGGQWNFDADNRAAFGPAGPGLLPARATFEPDAITREVIELVNTRFAHHPGTLDSFAWPVTREQALQALQRFIEERLPLFGRYEDAMWPGEPWLYHSQLSAALNLKLLGAREVVDAAEAAYRAGRVPLASAEGLIRQILGWREFVRGVYWTQMPAYAERNALAAQHPLPAWYWTGQTDMACLRDAITQTLAHGYAHHIQRLMVTGLFALLLGVRPQQVHEWYLAVYVDAVEWVELPNTLGLSQYADGGLMASKPYVASGKYIQGMGGPCSQCRYDPALRSGERACPYTTLYWDFLIRHQTLLSQNARTALQVKNLSRLSEADRQAVQERAEAIRSGAVGAAA, via the coding sequence ATGAGCCGCGTGCGCCATCTGGTGCTGGTGCTGGGCGACCAACTCGACCTGGACGCCGCCGCCTTCGACGGCTTCGACCCTAGCCAAGACGCAGTGTGGATGGCCGAGGTGGCGGAGGAGTCCACCCAAGTCTGGTCCAGCAAACAGCGCAGCGCCCTGTTCCTTTCCGCGATGCGCCATTTCGCTGAAGCCCTGCGTGCGGCGGGCCGCCCGCTGCACTACCGGCGGCTGGAGGACCCCGCCAATCTCGGCAGCCTGGCCGCCGAGTTGCAAGCCGCCCTGGCCACCTTGGCGCCGCAGCGGGTGCTGATGACGGCGCCGGGGGACTGGCGCGTCTGGCAAGCCATCAAAGCCTGCATTCAAGCGGCCGAGCCATCCACAACAGCGCTTGGGGAAGCAGGCCTCGGGCCTGAGCTGGAGGTGCGCGAGGACCGCCATTTCTACACCACGGTGCGCCAGTTCGCCGCCCATGCCAAGGGCCGCAAGCAGCTGCGCCTGGAGTATTTCTACCGCGAACTGCGCCAGCGCCATGGCGTGTTGATGGACGAGGGCCAGCCCTGCGGCGGGCAGTGGAATTTCGACGCCGACAACCGCGCCGCCTTCGGCCCCGCCGGCCCCGGCCTGCTGCCAGCGCGCGCGACGTTTGAGCCCGATGCGATCACGCGCGAGGTCATCGAACTGGTGAACACACGCTTCGCCCACCACCCCGGCACGCTGGACAGCTTTGCTTGGCCTGTCACGCGGGAGCAGGCGCTGCAAGCCCTGCAGCGATTCATCGAGGAACGCCTGCCGCTGTTCGGCCGCTATGAAGACGCCATGTGGCCAGGCGAGCCCTGGCTGTATCACTCACAGCTCTCGGCTGCGCTCAATCTCAAGCTGCTCGGCGCGCGAGAGGTAGTGGACGCGGCGGAAGCCGCCTACCGCGCCGGCCGGGTGCCGCTGGCCAGCGCCGAAGGCCTGATCCGCCAGATCCTGGGCTGGCGCGAGTTTGTGCGCGGCGTTTACTGGACACAGATGCCGGCCTATGCCGAGCGCAATGCCTTGGCTGCGCAGCATCCCCTGCCGGCTTGGTACTGGACCGGCCAGACCGATATGGCCTGCCTGCGCGACGCCATCACGCAAACGCTGGCGCATGGCTATGCCCACCACATCCAGCGCCTGATGGTGACCGGCCTGTTCGCGCTGCTGCTGGGCGTGCGGCCACAGCAGGTGCACGAGTGGTATCTGGCCGTGTATGTAGACGCGGTGGAATGGGTGGAGTTGCCGAACACCTTGGGCCTGAGCCAGTACGCCGACGGCGGCCTGATGGCCAGCAAGCCCTATGTGGCCAGCGGCAAATACATCCAAGGCATGGGCGGCCCCTGCTCGCAATGCCGCTACGACCCCGCGCTGCGCAGTGGTGAGCGCGCCTGCCCTTACACCACCCTGTACTGGGACTTTTTGATCCGCCACCAAACCCTGCTGAGCCAGAACGCCCGCACCGCCTTGCAGGTGAAGAACCTGAGCAGGCTCAGCGAAGCCGACCGGCAAGCCGTGCAAGAGCGCGCCGAGGCCATACGCAGCGGCGCTGTTGGCGCAGCGGCTTAG
- the ubiG gene encoding bifunctional 2-polyprenyl-6-hydroxyphenol methylase/3-demethylubiquinol 3-O-methyltransferase UbiG encodes MSAIASEIERFNRLSASWWNPIGPMRPLHVVNALRLQLVLARLEAHFKLAPGGSLAGLRILDVGCGGGLLAEPLAKRGAQVVGVDASPGNVAAAQRHAAGLRLEDRLEYRLGEVTQVLRPQERFDLVLALEVVEHVEDVPAFMASVAQRLAPGGLLMASTIDRSWKSFLFAIVGAEYLLRVLPRGTHQWRRFVRPSELRAEAERAGLQTLELRGMRYLPVLHRASWCRDTRVNYHVTFACPLARLTQA; translated from the coding sequence ATGAGCGCCATCGCCTCCGAGATTGAACGTTTTAACCGCCTCAGCGCCAGCTGGTGGAACCCGATTGGGCCGATGCGGCCTCTGCATGTCGTCAACGCCCTGCGGCTGCAACTGGTGCTGGCGCGTTTGGAGGCCCACTTCAAGCTGGCGCCTGGTGGCTCGCTGGCCGGCCTGCGTATCCTTGATGTGGGTTGCGGTGGCGGCTTGTTGGCCGAGCCGCTAGCGAAGCGCGGCGCCCAAGTCGTGGGCGTGGACGCCTCGCCCGGCAATGTGGCGGCAGCGCAGCGCCATGCCGCCGGGCTCAGGCTCGAAGATCGGCTGGAGTACCGGCTGGGCGAAGTGACCCAAGTGCTGCGGCCGCAAGAGCGCTTCGACCTCGTTCTGGCGCTGGAAGTCGTCGAGCATGTCGAAGATGTGCCGGCCTTCATGGCCAGCGTGGCGCAGCGGCTTGCGCCCGGCGGCTTGCTGATGGCATCCACCATTGACCGCAGCTGGAAGAGTTTTCTCTTCGCCATCGTCGGCGCGGAATACCTCTTGCGCGTGCTGCCGCGCGGCACGCATCAGTGGCGCCGCTTTGTGCGCCCGAGCGAGTTGCGCGCCGAGGCCGAACGCGCCGGGCTGCAAACGCTTGAATTACGCGGCATGCGCTATCTGCCTGTGCTGCACCGTGCCAGCTGGTGCCGCGACACCCGCGTGAACTACCACGTCACTTTTGCCTGCCCGCTGGCCAGGTTGACCCAAGCATGA
- a CDS encoding NAD(P)/FAD-dependent oxidoreductase — protein sequence MRTNSAPRIAIIGAGMAGASCAQLLASAGWAVQVFDKSRGVGGRMSTRRLDWTDASGSAHPASFDHGAPCFSAHSADFASFVAQAAGDGLLTRWSPRMAPSSYLPLGSPDLWTPTPDMPALCRSLLAGLPVRTGCAIEALRRDESGWRLESGGTTVDQGFAAVVVAIPPAQAAALLQDHQAAWAQQAQAQKMLPGWALMAVTDEIASAEAPAWDLAWPSSGPLAWVIRDDAKPGRKPQPGLTHWVAHATVDWSQTHLEAPAAEVEAALKQALAQQLGRQPHWHYSTVHRWRYASVPRAAASSISTTTHRWDAAIGLGACGDALGGAGVEGAWASARALAAAINASSKTPLSHDRPAHA from the coding sequence ATGAGGACCAATTCCGCACCTCGCATCGCCATCATCGGCGCCGGCATGGCGGGCGCCAGCTGCGCCCAATTGCTGGCCAGCGCCGGATGGGCTGTGCAGGTATTCGACAAATCGCGCGGCGTGGGCGGCCGCATGAGCACGCGCCGGCTCGATTGGACTGATGCCAGCGGCAGCGCACACCCGGCCAGCTTTGATCACGGCGCGCCCTGCTTCAGCGCGCACTCGGCTGACTTCGCCAGCTTTGTCGCCCAGGCCGCAGGCGACGGGCTGCTGACCCGCTGGAGCCCGCGCATGGCGCCCAGCAGCTATCTGCCGCTGGGCAGCCCTGACCTGTGGACGCCCACACCCGATATGCCTGCCCTGTGCCGCAGCTTGCTGGCGGGCCTGCCGGTGCGCACCGGCTGCGCCATTGAGGCGCTGCGCCGCGACGAAAGCGGCTGGCGCCTGGAGAGCGGCGGCACGACGGTGGACCAAGGCTTCGCGGCCGTAGTGGTGGCGATTCCTCCCGCGCAGGCTGCCGCCTTGCTGCAAGACCACCAAGCCGCTTGGGCCCAACAAGCGCAGGCTCAAAAGATGCTGCCTGGCTGGGCCTTGATGGCCGTCACCGATGAAATAGCCTCGGCCGAAGCCCCAGCCTGGGACCTGGCCTGGCCCAGCAGCGGACCGCTGGCCTGGGTGATTCGCGACGATGCCAAGCCCGGGCGCAAGCCGCAGCCCGGCCTGACCCACTGGGTCGCGCACGCCACGGTGGACTGGAGCCAAACTCATCTCGAAGCGCCGGCCGCCGAGGTGGAGGCCGCCCTCAAACAAGCCCTGGCTCAGCAACTCGGCCGCCAACCGCATTGGCACTACAGCACCGTGCACCGTTGGCGTTATGCCTCGGTGCCGCGCGCTGCGGCTTCCAGTATCTCCACCACCACCCACCGCTGGGATGCCGCCATCGGCCTTGGCGCCTGCGGCGATGCCCTGGGCGGCGCCGGCGTTGAGGGCGCTTGGGCTTCAGCCCGCGCTTTGGCGGCGGCAATCAACGCAAGCAGCAAGACCCCACTGTCCCATGACCGGCCAGCACACGCATGA
- a CDS encoding response regulator, with protein MTTNRTILIVDDDQKIRTLLKTYLEKNQYEVLLAHDGASFLAEFERSQAQISLCILDVMLPDTEGFALCQAVRKRSEVPVIMLTASAEETDRIVGLELGADDYIGKPFNPRELLARIKAIHRRSGQDRPPTVLTAPPPQAPQPPRFFRFNGFCLDILERSLIDPDGVASALSGMDFQLLKLLVEHPGEVLDRSRLAEVTRGRDLGPLDRSLDVQVSRLRQRLQDDGKQPALIKTVRGSGYVFATTVDTGHAL; from the coding sequence ATGACGACCAATCGCACCATCCTGATCGTTGACGACGACCAGAAGATCCGCACCCTGCTCAAGACCTATCTCGAAAAGAACCAGTACGAGGTTTTGCTAGCCCATGACGGCGCCAGCTTTCTGGCCGAGTTTGAACGCAGCCAAGCGCAAATCAGCCTGTGCATTTTGGACGTCATGCTGCCCGACACCGAAGGCTTTGCGCTCTGCCAGGCGGTGCGCAAACGCTCCGAAGTGCCGGTCATCATGCTGACCGCCAGCGCCGAGGAAACCGACCGCATCGTCGGCCTGGAGCTGGGGGCCGACGACTACATTGGCAAGCCCTTCAATCCGCGCGAGCTGCTGGCCCGCATCAAGGCCATCCACCGCCGCTCCGGCCAAGACCGCCCGCCCACAGTGCTGACGGCGCCACCGCCCCAAGCGCCACAGCCGCCTCGCTTCTTCCGCTTTAACGGCTTTTGCCTGGACATCCTGGAGCGCAGCCTGATCGACCCTGACGGCGTGGCTTCGGCCCTCTCGGGCATGGACTTTCAACTGCTCAAGCTGCTGGTGGAACACCCCGGCGAGGTGCTGGACCGCAGCCGCCTGGCCGAGGTCACCCGCGGCCGCGACCTCGGGCCGCTGGACCGCTCGCTCGACGTGCAGGTCAGCCGCCTGCGCCAGCGCTTGCAAGACGATGGCAAACAGCCGGCGCTGATCAAGACCGTGCGCGGCTCGGGTTATGTGTTTGCCACCACGGTAGACACCGGCCATGCCCTCTGA
- a CDS encoding tryptophan halogenase family protein has product MTPPAAIAHIIIVGGGTAGWMSANLLMQQWGGLGCRVTLIESSEIATIGVGEGSTPYLREFFRRLGLAESEWMPACNATYKCGIEFPQWTTQPGFESYVHPFFNQDDLSLGTRFFTQACLRRRGSAADANPQDFFIAAELARQRKAPFYLPRADGRTSPPTDYAYHFDAGLLGQFLKSHALKLGVTHRIGTVAEVLRQENGDISGLRLNGSDEVLTGSLFIDCSGFQGLLINQALGVPFESFADNLFNDRAIAMPTALDESQDIPSQTRSTALSHGWAWQIPLTNRFGNGYVYASAFVSAEEAEQELREHLGPAAHDSEARHLKMRVGQVSEHWRHNCLAIGLSQGFIEPLEATALMLIQFSLDHFIAALEHAHFGRAGQAGFNARIRQMFEGVRDYVVGHYQLNSRDDTEYWRANLANRNISARLGSILEVWDCGADFEAELTRHGEALMYIRPSWYCLLAGMGRFPGGLQPAPPSGLISSAQARSALAAKAGEFWGHRAYLQQHAAADTQPR; this is encoded by the coding sequence ATGACACCTCCGGCAGCCATCGCGCACATCATCATCGTCGGCGGCGGCACGGCCGGCTGGATGAGCGCCAACCTCTTGATGCAGCAGTGGGGCGGGCTGGGCTGCCGCGTCACCCTGATCGAATCCAGCGAGATCGCCACCATCGGCGTGGGCGAAGGTTCCACCCCCTATCTGCGCGAATTCTTCCGCCGCCTGGGCCTGGCCGAGAGCGAATGGATGCCGGCCTGCAATGCCACGTACAAATGCGGCATCGAGTTCCCGCAATGGACCACCCAGCCAGGCTTCGAGAGCTATGTGCACCCCTTCTTCAATCAGGACGACCTGAGCCTGGGCACCCGCTTCTTCACCCAAGCCTGCCTGCGCCGGCGCGGCAGCGCGGCGGACGCGAACCCGCAGGATTTCTTCATTGCGGCCGAGCTTGCACGCCAGCGCAAAGCGCCCTTCTACCTGCCGCGCGCCGACGGCCGGACCAGCCCGCCGACCGACTACGCCTATCACTTCGACGCTGGCTTGCTGGGCCAGTTCCTCAAGTCGCATGCGCTCAAACTGGGTGTCACCCATCGCATCGGCACGGTGGCCGAGGTGCTACGTCAAGAGAATGGCGACATCAGCGGTCTGCGCCTGAACGGCAGCGACGAGGTTCTGACGGGCAGCTTGTTCATCGACTGCAGCGGCTTCCAGGGCTTGTTGATCAACCAGGCCCTGGGCGTGCCCTTTGAGTCCTTCGCGGACAACCTTTTCAATGACCGCGCCATCGCCATGCCCACCGCGCTGGACGAAAGCCAGGACATCCCCTCACAAACCCGCTCCACCGCCCTGAGCCATGGCTGGGCCTGGCAAATTCCGCTGACCAATCGGTTTGGTAATGGCTATGTCTACGCCTCGGCCTTTGTCAGCGCCGAAGAAGCCGAGCAAGAGCTACGCGAACATTTGGGCCCTGCGGCGCACGACAGCGAGGCACGGCATCTGAAGATGCGGGTGGGCCAAGTCTCTGAGCACTGGCGCCACAACTGCCTGGCCATCGGCTTGTCGCAAGGTTTCATCGAACCGCTGGAGGCCACGGCCTTGATGCTGATTCAGTTCTCGCTCGATCACTTCATTGCCGCGCTGGAACATGCCCACTTCGGCCGCGCGGGCCAGGCCGGCTTCAATGCCCGTATCAGGCAAATGTTCGAGGGCGTCCGCGACTATGTGGTGGGCCACTACCAACTCAATAGCCGGGACGACACCGAATACTGGCGCGCCAACCTTGCCAACCGCAACATATCCGCGCGCCTGGGCAGCATTCTGGAGGTGTGGGACTGCGGCGCTGACTTCGAGGCTGAGCTGACCCGGCATGGCGAGGCACTGATGTACATCCGCCCCTCTTGGTATTGCCTGCTGGCGGGCATGGGCCGCTTCCCCGGCGGCCTGCAACCTGCACCGCCAAGTGGGCTGATCAGCAGCGCGCAAGCCAGGTCGGCCTTGGCGGCGAAGGCTGGCGAGTTCTGGGGCCACCGGGCTTATCTGCAGCAACACGCTGCTGCGGACACTCAGCCGCGCTGA
- a CDS encoding VanZ family protein, with the protein MPQESQPAPLHQRLLSRLLAPAPWQWLFLLLLCVISFLALAPVPPKEMDTGWDKANHFLAFGSLAFVGRLAWPRARKLTLPLGLVAYGGAIELIQYFVPGRSCEWADLFADSLGIAMGLLIVMALLKLLKLSGLQRAA; encoded by the coding sequence ATGCCTCAAGAGTCTCAGCCAGCCCCTCTGCATCAACGCTTGCTGAGTCGTCTGCTGGCGCCCGCGCCCTGGCAATGGCTGTTCCTGCTGCTGCTCTGCGTGATCAGCTTCCTGGCGCTCGCTCCCGTTCCGCCCAAAGAAATGGACACCGGTTGGGACAAGGCCAATCACTTCCTCGCCTTTGGCTCGCTGGCCTTTGTCGGCCGCTTGGCCTGGCCCCGGGCGCGCAAGCTGACGCTGCCGCTGGGCTTGGTGGCCTATGGCGGGGCGATTGAACTCATCCAATACTTCGTGCCGGGTCGCAGCTGCGAATGGGCCGACCTGTTCGCGGACAGTCTGGGCATTGCGATGGGCTTGCTCATCGTGATGGCGCTGCTCAAGCTACTCAAACTGTCAGGCCTCCAGCGCGCTGCGTAG
- a CDS encoding extracellular solute-binding protein, producing MLTTLALLPLGWLSLGSAIAAPTNNLSAGSTTSASTGDGAGELNVLHWWTSASERAAADHVAARMAEVGLRWVDGAVAGGGGGAAIKVLNERTLRRMAPKVAQLNGQSMSEWADLGLLLDLNGVAQKRMWAKTMFPQVMAQVTVRDHVVAAPLGIHRINNLYLNKAVFAQHKIELPSDWDGLQRAARALRAAGVTPVAFSDEPWQVATVFEAFLLGEAGPALYRRMLVQRDPQAFADPALERAFARLRAWRSLAANPNASSGAASASSSGAPGERPWTELVADFAAGRSAMLIMGDWARGELGTLGLEGGRDFDCKAVPGTAQAHLFSIDTLAMLANDGNGGNGGNGSSNNNAQASQEKMAELLGSAALQLGYNRIKGSVPVRRDVPVDELDLCAQQSFRLFANPNTPRVPSLVHRMAFGEVGKNAIIETVHRFALDPSQSPAAAQRKLQGLLRALGHKSS from the coding sequence ATGCTCACAACGCTTGCATTGCTTCCGCTTGGCTGGCTGAGCTTGGGCTCGGCCATTGCTGCGCCCACGAACAACTTGAGTGCCGGCTCGACCACCTCAGCCTCTACGGGCGACGGCGCCGGCGAACTCAATGTGCTGCATTGGTGGACCTCGGCCAGCGAACGCGCAGCCGCCGACCACGTCGCCGCGCGCATGGCCGAGGTGGGCCTGCGCTGGGTAGACGGCGCGGTGGCGGGCGGCGGCGGCGGCGCCGCCATCAAGGTGCTGAACGAGCGCACCCTGCGACGCATGGCACCCAAGGTGGCGCAACTCAACGGCCAATCGATGAGTGAATGGGCCGATCTGGGCCTGCTGCTGGACCTCAACGGCGTGGCGCAAAAGCGCATGTGGGCCAAGACCATGTTCCCGCAAGTGATGGCGCAGGTGACGGTGCGCGATCACGTGGTGGCCGCGCCGCTGGGCATTCACCGCATCAACAACCTCTATCTCAACAAGGCCGTCTTCGCCCAACACAAGATCGAGCTGCCCAGCGACTGGGACGGGCTGCAGCGCGCCGCCCGCGCCCTGCGCGCCGCCGGGGTGACGCCGGTGGCCTTCAGCGATGAACCCTGGCAAGTGGCCACCGTGTTCGAGGCATTTCTGCTCGGCGAGGCCGGCCCGGCCCTGTACCGGCGCATGCTGGTGCAGCGCGACCCGCAGGCTTTTGCGGACCCCGCGCTGGAACGCGCTTTTGCGCGCCTGCGCGCCTGGCGCAGCCTGGCGGCCAATCCCAACGCCAGCAGCGGCGCCGCCAGCGCCTCCAGCAGCGGCGCACCCGGCGAGCGCCCCTGGACCGAGCTGGTGGCCGACTTTGCCGCCGGCCGCTCCGCCATGCTGATCATGGGCGACTGGGCACGCGGCGAGCTAGGCACCCTGGGGCTGGAAGGCGGGCGTGACTTTGATTGCAAGGCCGTGCCCGGCACGGCGCAGGCGCATCTTTTCAGCATCGACACCCTGGCCATGTTGGCCAATGACGGCAATGGTGGCAACGGCGGCAATGGCAGCAGCAACAACAACGCCCAAGCCAGCCAAGAAAAAATGGCCGAGCTGCTGGGCAGCGCCGCTTTGCAACTGGGCTACAACCGCATCAAAGGCTCGGTCCCGGTGCGGCGTGATGTGCCGGTGGATGAACTTGATCTCTGCGCCCAGCAATCCTTCCGCCTCTTCGCCAACCCCAACACGCCGCGTGTGCCCAGCCTGGTGCACCGCATGGCATTTGGCGAGGTGGGCAAGAACGCCATCATCGAAACCGTGCACCGCTTCGCCCTGGACCCCAGCCAGAGCCCGGCCGCCGCGCAGCGCAAGCTGCAAGGCCTGCTGCGTGCCCTGGGCCACAAATCTTCCTGA
- a CDS encoding DUF2256 domain-containing protein yields the protein MKAAKPAASAATSFKGNKQALPSKPCMACGRSMSWRKRWARSWDEVKFCSDACRRSKALAGTAAPNDEFARFQP from the coding sequence ATGAAGGCCGCGAAGCCGGCAGCCAGCGCCGCCACCTCGTTCAAAGGCAATAAGCAAGCACTGCCAAGCAAACCCTGCATGGCCTGCGGCCGCAGCATGAGCTGGCGCAAGCGCTGGGCGCGCAGCTGGGACGAGGTCAAGTTCTGCTCCGATGCCTGCCGCAGAAGCAAGGCTCTTGCCGGCACCGCAGCGCCTAACGATGAATTCGCGCGGTTCCAGCCATGA
- a CDS encoding SDR family NAD(P)-dependent oxidoreductase — MTSTTTSSSSSHIALITGARGGIGRALLAQLRAAGHRVAAVGRDGATLADLEADAHICADTTTPEGAAAAISACSEHLGGPPTLLAHCVGSTLIAPLHRSSPAQIREVLRVNLDSALFMLQAWVEGLRSAGQPGAAVLASSVVARIGVANHEAIAAAKGGIEALARSAAATYAPLGLRINAVAPGMTETPLTAGMLRADAMREGAGKQYPLGGVQTAEQVAQTMAWLLSDGASRITGQVIAVDGGFTSVRPLVR, encoded by the coding sequence ATGACCAGCACCACCACCTCTTCATCAAGCTCCCACATCGCCTTGATCACCGGCGCGCGCGGCGGCATCGGCCGCGCCTTGCTGGCGCAGCTGCGCGCTGCCGGCCACCGCGTGGCGGCCGTGGGGCGCGACGGCGCCACCTTGGCCGACTTGGAGGCCGATGCCCACATCTGCGCCGACACCACCACACCCGAAGGCGCAGCCGCCGCCATCTCCGCCTGCAGCGAGCACTTGGGCGGCCCGCCCACCTTGCTGGCGCACTGCGTGGGCAGCACCTTGATCGCGCCCTTGCACCGCAGCAGCCCGGCGCAGATCCGCGAGGTGCTGCGCGTCAATCTCGACAGCGCCCTGTTCATGCTGCAAGCCTGGGTGGAAGGTCTGCGCAGCGCCGGGCAGCCGGGCGCGGCGGTGCTGGCCTCCAGCGTGGTGGCGCGCATCGGCGTGGCCAACCATGAGGCCATTGCCGCGGCCAAGGGCGGCATCGAAGCCCTCGCCCGCAGCGCAGCCGCCACCTATGCGCCGCTAGGCCTGCGCATCAATGCCGTGGCCCCGGGCATGACCGAAACACCGCTGACCGCCGGCATGCTGCGCGCCGATGCCATGCGCGAAGGTGCTGGCAAGCAATACCCCTTGGGCGGCGTGCAAACCGCAGAGCAAGTGGCGCAGACCATGGCTTGGCTGCTCTCAGATGGCGCCTCGCGCATCACCGGCCAGGTGATCGCGGTGGACGGTGGCTTCACCAGCGTGCGGCCATTGGTCCGTTGA
- a CDS encoding thiol-disulfide oxidoreductase DCC family protein, which produces MKTPAATPLPTLYFDGACPVCSREVAMYRSQPGAEHIQWLDVARCEPGELGPGLSREAAMARLHWRHPDGRLVSGAQAFTTLWQTLPRWAWLGRLLGSAFALKLLEPAYRGFLFIRRAWRQPK; this is translated from the coding sequence ATGAAAACGCCCGCCGCCACGCCGCTTCCGACCCTGTATTTCGATGGCGCCTGCCCGGTCTGCTCCCGCGAGGTGGCGATGTACCGCAGCCAGCCTGGCGCCGAGCACATCCAATGGCTGGACGTGGCGCGCTGCGAGCCTGGCGAGTTAGGCCCGGGTTTGAGCCGCGAGGCCGCCATGGCCCGCCTGCATTGGCGCCACCCGGACGGCCGCCTGGTCAGCGGCGCGCAGGCCTTCACCACTCTGTGGCAGACGCTGCCGCGCTGGGCATGGCTGGGCCGGCTGCTGGGCTCTGCGTTCGCGCTCAAGCTGCTGGAACCGGCTTATCGGGGCTTTCTATTCATTCGGCGCGCTTGGCGCCAGCCCAAGTGA